Proteins found in one Bordetella genomosp. 11 genomic segment:
- a CDS encoding LysR family transcriptional regulator, producing MLNTALKYFLEVVNNGSLTVAAQALHVAPSAVSRMIRKLEDEYGTVLFDRHARGMVLTESGQLMAAYARRAHLDAERARSDVRDLSRVGQRMVRISANQAFGRELLPRLIGQFRETEPSVHFQLDILQSEEINRRVREGKDDIGVSYSLSAPEGVQIQHVGILPVCAVMPPYHPLARRSVVSMQEVSGYPVALMGHGSTIRFIVDLCCMHEGIELNVVMTSNNMGALQNLSRSYGPIIFGSRLTVLAGIQRGELVAVPLTNTDLHQRHFHIQTMLGRELPASVMRIVQAIVRDVTLAA from the coding sequence ATGCTCAATACCGCGCTGAAGTATTTCCTGGAAGTCGTCAATAACGGGTCGCTGACCGTCGCCGCGCAGGCCCTGCACGTGGCGCCTTCCGCGGTCAGCCGCATGATCCGCAAGCTGGAGGACGAATACGGCACGGTGCTGTTCGACCGCCACGCGCGCGGCATGGTGCTGACCGAATCGGGGCAACTGATGGCCGCCTACGCGCGGCGCGCCCATCTGGACGCGGAGCGGGCGCGCTCCGACGTGCGAGACCTGAGCCGGGTCGGCCAGCGCATGGTCCGGATATCCGCCAACCAGGCCTTCGGCCGCGAGCTGCTGCCGCGCCTGATCGGCCAATTCCGCGAAACGGAACCCAGCGTGCATTTCCAGCTGGACATCCTGCAATCCGAGGAAATCAACCGCCGCGTGCGCGAGGGCAAGGACGATATCGGCGTGAGCTACAGCCTGTCGGCGCCGGAAGGCGTGCAGATCCAGCACGTCGGCATCCTGCCCGTATGCGCCGTGATGCCGCCGTACCATCCGCTGGCGCGGCGCAGCGTGGTGTCCATGCAGGAGGTCTCCGGCTATCCCGTCGCCCTGATGGGGCATGGCAGTACCATCCGCTTCATCGTCGACCTGTGCTGCATGCACGAAGGGATCGAGCTGAATGTCGTGATGACCAGCAACAACATGGGCGCGCTGCAGAATCTCAGCCGCAGCTACGGGCCCATTATCTTCGGCAGCCGGCTGACGGTGCTGGCCGGAATCCAGCGCGGCGAACTGGTTGCCGTGCCTTTGACCAATACCGACCTGCACCAGCGGCATTTCCATATCCAGACCATGCTGGGGCGGGAGCTGCCCGCCAGCGTCATGCGCATCGTGCAGGCCATCGTGCGCGACGTGACGCTGGCGGCGTAA
- a CDS encoding LysR family transcriptional regulator has product METRHLRYFLAVIDHGSVSRAAAWLGLAQPALSQALVRMEKELGVRLFERSRRGAQPTPAALAILEDIRASVARIDAAAARARDIGRGSAGQLTVGLVSSALFDTLPRALRQMRERAPGVRVILREMSNAEQAEALQNGQIDIGLMHTPVAVGGHMRERLLLRDSLVAAVPDEFEVAPDGTVNLAQIAEAGLVLYPRSQLPVLYESILDAMRKAGHAPRVAQEANRTLTVLACVAGGCGVGLLPSWIRSLDFRGVRFCRVADGRHLPSFDLSAIWPARSVPTLADLFASLDLLAK; this is encoded by the coding sequence ATGGAAACCCGTCATCTGCGTTACTTCCTGGCCGTGATCGATCATGGCAGCGTCAGCCGCGCGGCGGCCTGGCTGGGCCTGGCGCAACCGGCGCTCAGCCAGGCCCTGGTGCGCATGGAGAAGGAACTGGGGGTGCGCCTGTTCGAGCGCTCGCGGCGCGGCGCGCAGCCGACGCCGGCGGCCCTCGCCATCCTGGAAGACATACGCGCCAGCGTGGCGCGCATCGACGCCGCGGCGGCCCGCGCGCGGGACATCGGCCGCGGCAGCGCCGGCCAGCTGACCGTCGGGCTGGTCTCTTCCGCGCTGTTCGATACGCTGCCGCGGGCCTTGCGCCAGATGCGCGAGCGCGCGCCCGGCGTGCGGGTGATCCTGCGGGAGATGAGCAACGCCGAACAGGCGGAAGCCCTGCAGAACGGACAGATCGATATCGGCCTGATGCACACGCCGGTGGCCGTGGGCGGACACATGCGCGAACGCCTGTTGCTGCGCGATAGCCTGGTGGCGGCGGTACCCGACGAATTCGAGGTCGCGCCCGACGGCACGGTCAACCTGGCCCAGATCGCCGAGGCCGGCCTCGTACTGTATCCGCGCAGCCAATTGCCGGTGCTGTACGAATCCATACTCGACGCGATGCGCAAGGCCGGCCATGCGCCGCGCGTGGCGCAGGAAGCCAACCGCACGCTGACCGTGCTGGCCTGCGTGGCGGGAGGCTGCGGGGTGGGCCTGCTGCCCAGCTGGATCCGCTCGCTGGACTTCCGCGGCGTGCGCTTTTGCCGGGTGGCGGATGGCCGGCATCTGCCCAGCTTCGACCTCAGCGCGATATGGCCGGCGCGCTCCGTGCCCACCCTGGCCGATCTGTTCGCCAGCCTGGACCTGCTGGCGAAATAG
- a CDS encoding ABC transporter permease, whose amino-acid sequence MFSYVLRRLLATLPVMLFVALFVFALLDLAPGDPAALLAGEDATAQDIARIRATLGLDQPFLLRFGHWIWAVLHGDLGTSLFTSQPVSYMIGQRLAPTFSLMVMTLVLSVLVAVPLGALAAWRHNRWQDRGIMVSAVLGFSIPSFVVGYLLAWLLGLQLRWFPVQGYVPLSRGLWASLYTLVLPALALGSVYIALITRITRATLLETLSQDYVRTARAKGVHDRTLLFRHALKNAAVPILTVIGSGVALLISGTVITETVFSIPGLGRLTVDAILRRDYPVIQGVILLFSFMYVLINLAVDLLYRVFDPRIKY is encoded by the coding sequence ATGTTCTCGTACGTCCTGCGCCGCCTGCTCGCCACGCTCCCCGTCATGCTGTTCGTCGCGCTGTTCGTTTTCGCGCTGCTCGACCTGGCGCCGGGCGACCCCGCCGCGCTGCTGGCGGGCGAGGACGCAACCGCGCAGGACATTGCCCGCATCCGCGCCACCCTGGGACTGGACCAGCCCTTCCTGCTGCGCTTCGGCCACTGGATCTGGGCGGTGCTGCACGGCGATTTGGGTACCTCGCTGTTCACCAGCCAGCCCGTCTCGTACATGATCGGCCAGCGCCTGGCGCCCACCTTCAGCCTGATGGTCATGACCCTGGTGCTATCGGTGCTGGTGGCCGTGCCGCTGGGCGCGCTGGCGGCATGGCGGCACAACCGCTGGCAGGACCGCGGCATCATGGTCAGCGCCGTGCTGGGATTTTCGATTCCTTCCTTCGTGGTCGGCTATCTCCTGGCCTGGCTGCTGGGCCTGCAGCTGCGCTGGTTTCCGGTGCAGGGCTACGTGCCGTTGTCGCGCGGCCTGTGGGCCTCGCTGTACACCCTGGTGCTGCCGGCACTGGCGCTGGGCAGCGTATATATCGCGCTGATCACGCGCATCACCCGGGCCACGCTGCTGGAAACGCTCTCGCAGGATTATGTGCGCACGGCGCGCGCGAAGGGCGTGCACGATCGCACCCTGTTGTTCCGCCACGCGCTGAAGAATGCGGCCGTTCCCATCCTGACCGTGATCGGCAGCGGCGTCGCCCTGCTGATCAGCGGCACGGTGATCACCGAAACCGTTTTCTCCATACCGGGGCTGGGACGCCTGACGGTGGATGCCATCCTGCGGCGCGACTACCCGGTCATCCAGGGTGTCATCCTGCTGTTCAGCTTCATGTACGTGCTGATCAACCTGGCGGTGGATTTGCTCTATCGCGTCTTCGATCCAAGGATCAAATACTGA
- a CDS encoding ABC transporter permease, which yields MRAFLKILREHPTIAVGGVLLLLLALVAVLAPWLHTVDPTALSPVNRTRPPSERFWFGTDLLGRDVYSRVIYGARVSLIVGFTVAILSTVAGVAIGLAAGFVRWVDAVAMRIMDGFMSIPTILLAIALISLSKASLHNVIFAITLAEIPRVVRLVRGVVLSLREQPYVESAVAAGASRLRVVLRHILPNTIAPLTVQATYICGVAILAEAGLSFIGAGVPPATPSWGNIMAEGRALWQIKPYLIAFPAIFLSITILAVNMLGDGLRDAIDPRMAKRI from the coding sequence ATGCGCGCCTTCCTCAAGATCCTGCGCGAACATCCCACCATCGCCGTGGGCGGTGTGCTCCTGCTGCTGCTGGCGCTGGTGGCCGTGCTCGCGCCCTGGCTGCATACCGTCGACCCCACCGCGCTGTCGCCCGTCAACCGCACGCGGCCGCCCAGCGAACGCTTCTGGTTCGGCACGGACCTGCTGGGACGCGACGTCTATTCGAGGGTGATCTATGGCGCCCGGGTGTCGCTGATCGTCGGCTTCACGGTGGCCATCCTGTCCACCGTGGCAGGCGTTGCGATCGGGCTTGCCGCGGGCTTCGTGCGCTGGGTGGACGCGGTGGCCATGCGCATCATGGACGGCTTCATGTCCATCCCCACCATCCTGCTGGCCATCGCCCTGATTTCGCTGAGCAAGGCGTCGCTGCACAACGTGATCTTCGCCATCACGCTGGCGGAAATCCCCCGTGTCGTGCGCCTGGTCCGCGGCGTGGTGCTCTCGCTGCGCGAGCAGCCCTATGTGGAGTCCGCCGTGGCGGCCGGCGCCAGCCGCCTGCGCGTGGTGCTGCGCCACATCCTGCCCAATACCATCGCGCCGCTGACGGTGCAGGCCACTTATATCTGCGGCGTGGCCATCCTGGCCGAAGCCGGCCTGTCCTTCATCGGCGCGGGCGTGCCGCCGGCCACGCCGTCGTGGGGCAACATCATGGCCGAAGGGCGGGCGCTGTGGCAGATCAAGCCGTACCTGATCGCCTTTCCGGCCATCTTCCTGTCGATCACGATACTGGCGGTCAATATGCTGGGTGACGGCCTGCGCGACGCCATCGACCCGCGCATGGCGAAAAGGATCTGA
- a CDS encoding amidase, with protein MPASSDSLVSWSTVDLRRAIGDKTISPVELLQACLARIEALNPHLNAITATCYERAQEEARAAEAAVLRGLPLGALHGLPLGVKDLEETEGLLTTFGSPMYRGHVPAADNLMVARMRRAGAIVVGKTNVPELGAGANTRNPVWGATGNPFDPRLNCGGSSGGSAVALATDMLPLCTGSDTGGSLRIPAAKCGVIGFRPSPGLVPVERRALGWTPISVVGPMGRAMDDVGLHLSAIAGRADCDPLSYDVDAAAFASLRPRDLGSLRVGYTVDFGVCEVDDDIRRAFLAKVQAMRHLFSSCDEVRPDLAAAHRCFDVIRAANYVARYREAYEANPDNLGPNPRANYEMGASMTLADHTAAHLDQTRMFKAFQALYQDYDVILAPTTPVTPFPWTQLALDRINGKPQENYYRWLALTYVVTLMTNPALSMPCGRDHAGMPFGMQVIGGFRQDLALLEICKSLEWAWARDPALARPLPDLDRLRAQAPLDFRTGIVTAPPDPALVRGSAGAARADGSVDVAV; from the coding sequence ATGCCGGCTTCCTCCGATTCCCTGGTTTCCTGGTCCACCGTGGACCTGCGGCGCGCCATCGGCGACAAGACGATCTCGCCGGTCGAACTGTTGCAGGCCTGCCTGGCGCGCATCGAGGCGCTCAATCCGCATCTGAACGCCATCACCGCCACCTGCTACGAGCGCGCGCAGGAAGAAGCGCGCGCGGCCGAAGCGGCGGTCCTGCGCGGCCTGCCGCTGGGTGCGCTGCATGGCCTGCCGCTGGGCGTGAAGGACCTGGAAGAGACCGAGGGCCTGTTGACCACCTTCGGCTCGCCCATGTATCGCGGCCATGTGCCCGCCGCGGATAACCTGATGGTGGCGCGCATGCGGCGCGCCGGCGCCATTGTCGTCGGCAAAACCAATGTGCCGGAACTGGGGGCCGGCGCGAATACGCGCAATCCTGTCTGGGGCGCCACCGGCAATCCTTTCGATCCGCGCTTGAACTGCGGCGGTTCCTCGGGCGGCTCGGCGGTCGCGCTGGCCACCGACATGCTGCCGCTGTGCACGGGATCGGATACGGGCGGCTCGCTGCGCATCCCGGCCGCCAAGTGCGGCGTCATCGGCTTCCGGCCGTCCCCGGGACTGGTGCCGGTGGAACGCCGCGCGCTGGGATGGACGCCGATCTCCGTGGTCGGCCCCATGGGCCGCGCGATGGACGACGTGGGCCTGCACTTGTCCGCGATCGCCGGCCGCGCGGATTGCGATCCGCTGTCGTACGACGTCGACGCGGCGGCCTTCGCCAGCCTGCGCCCGCGCGACCTCGGCAGCCTGCGCGTCGGCTACACGGTGGACTTCGGCGTATGCGAGGTCGATGACGATATCCGCCGCGCATTCCTGGCCAAGGTGCAGGCCATGCGCCATCTGTTCAGCAGCTGCGACGAAGTGCGGCCGGACCTGGCCGCGGCGCACCGCTGCTTCGATGTGATCCGGGCGGCCAACTACGTGGCCCGCTATCGCGAGGCCTATGAGGCGAATCCCGATAATCTGGGCCCCAATCCGCGCGCCAACTACGAAATGGGCGCTTCGATGACGCTGGCCGACCATACCGCGGCGCACCTGGACCAGACCCGCATGTTCAAGGCTTTCCAGGCGCTGTACCAGGACTACGACGTGATCCTGGCGCCCACCACGCCGGTGACGCCCTTCCCATGGACCCAGCTGGCGCTGGACCGCATCAACGGCAAGCCCCAGGAAAACTACTACCGCTGGCTGGCGCTGACCTATGTCGTGACCTTGATGACCAACCCCGCGCTGTCCATGCCCTGCGGGCGCGATCACGCGGGCATGCCTTTCGGCATGCAGGTCATCGGCGGCTTCCGCCAGGACCTGGCGCTGCTGGAAATCTGCAAATCGCTGGAATGGGCCTGGGCGCGCGATCCCGCGCTGGCCCGGCCGCTGCCGGACCTGGATCGCCTGCGCGCGCAGGCGCCGCTGGATTTCCGCACCGGCATCGTGACCGCGCCGCCCGACCCGGCACTGGTGCGCGGGTCGGCCGGTGCCGCGCGCGCGGATGGCTCGGTGGACGTGGCGGTCTGA
- a CDS encoding M81 family metallopeptidase, with protein sequence MNASGPRVAVLGFHLESNAFAPVSVEADFRAQCWEEGERISALARQVSHLPSELPGFYERMDALGPWQPLPLIVIGAPPGGPASASVWATFMRETQERLRAVLPVDAVYIANHGASSAETQDDTEAALATMLRDMVGPDVPIVATHDLHANVSEATVDALDALIAYRTNPHVDQRERAAEAADLLHEMLAGMKTATAYIRLPLTPPSVTLGTREGPYADLIAQAQACMSPAGQGPIANVSVVGGFVFADIPKCGLTITVTARGDLAAARRTALALARAAWKDRHRYVPDMIDVDRAVAIAQASTVPLLFADVADNPGGGGRGNTSWLLAAFHRARVAGTVLGVFVDPDLAAQAHAVGEGGDFEAVFNRQESEFSLRFEARARVLCLTDGDGVGRRGVMRGRKFSLGPSALLQLEDSGLRVIVGSLRRQLAEPRVVEMHGIDIATVRNLIVKSRGHYRAGFDEFFSPDRIHDVDSPGLTTPNLKRVDFRRLPRPVWPLDADVAWREPEWAAQAG encoded by the coding sequence ATGAACGCATCCGGTCCCCGCGTCGCCGTGCTCGGGTTTCACCTGGAGTCCAACGCATTCGCGCCCGTGTCCGTCGAAGCGGATTTTCGCGCGCAATGCTGGGAAGAGGGCGAGCGCATCAGCGCGCTCGCGCGCCAGGTCAGCCACCTGCCCAGCGAGCTGCCCGGCTTCTACGAGCGCATGGACGCGCTGGGGCCATGGCAGCCGCTGCCCCTGATCGTCATCGGCGCGCCGCCGGGCGGTCCGGCCAGCGCATCGGTATGGGCCACCTTCATGCGCGAAACGCAGGAACGCCTGCGGGCTGTCCTGCCGGTGGATGCCGTGTACATCGCCAACCACGGCGCTTCATCGGCGGAGACCCAGGACGATACGGAAGCCGCGCTGGCCACCATGCTGCGCGACATGGTCGGGCCCGACGTGCCCATCGTGGCCACGCATGACCTGCATGCCAATGTGTCCGAGGCGACCGTCGATGCCCTGGACGCGCTGATCGCCTATCGCACCAATCCGCACGTGGACCAGCGCGAGCGCGCCGCCGAGGCCGCCGACCTGCTGCACGAGATGCTGGCCGGCATGAAAACCGCCACCGCGTATATCCGCCTGCCGCTGACGCCGCCGTCCGTCACGCTGGGCACCCGCGAAGGACCCTATGCCGATCTGATCGCGCAGGCGCAGGCCTGTATGTCGCCAGCCGGGCAGGGGCCCATCGCCAATGTCTCTGTCGTGGGCGGCTTCGTCTTCGCCGATATTCCCAAGTGCGGGCTGACCATCACCGTGACGGCGCGCGGCGACCTGGCGGCGGCGCGGCGCACCGCGCTGGCGCTGGCGCGCGCGGCCTGGAAGGACCGCCACCGCTACGTACCCGACATGATCGATGTCGACCGCGCCGTGGCCATCGCGCAAGCCTCGACCGTGCCGCTGCTGTTCGCCGACGTCGCCGACAACCCGGGCGGCGGCGGGCGCGGCAATACCTCCTGGCTGCTGGCGGCGTTTCATCGCGCGCGCGTGGCCGGCACCGTGCTGGGTGTGTTCGTCGACCCGGATCTGGCGGCGCAGGCGCACGCCGTGGGCGAAGGCGGGGACTTCGAGGCGGTCTTCAATCGCCAGGAATCGGAGTTCTCGCTGCGCTTCGAGGCGCGCGCCAGGGTGCTGTGCCTGACCGACGGCGACGGCGTGGGAAGGCGCGGCGTCATGCGGGGCCGCAAGTTCTCGCTCGGGCCCAGCGCGCTGCTGCAACTGGAGGACTCCGGCCTGCGCGTCATCGTCGGCAGCCTGCGCCGCCAGCTGGCGGAGCCCCGTGTCGTGGAAATGCACGGCATCGATATCGCGACGGTCAGGAATCTCATCGTCAAGAGCCGCGGGCACTACCGCGCCGGTTTCGACGAATTCTTCAGTCCCGATCGCATCCATGACGTCGATAGCCCCGGACTGACGACACCGAACCTCAAGCGCGTGGATTTCCGCCGCCTGCCCAGGCCGGTCTGGCCCCTGGACGCGGACGTCGCCTGGCGCGAACCGGAGTGGGCGGCGCAAGCCGGATAG
- a CDS encoding dipeptide ABC transporter ATP-binding protein, protein MATQTDSSPRAIDGATPHAGRRATDSVNPASGRRVLDVANLTVSFGAGPEPTIAVRDIGLHVDRGETLAIVGESGSGKSVTSLAIMRLVEFGGGRIAQGTMTFHRRDGKLVDLAKAGHEQMRAMRGADLGMVFQEPMTSLNPVMSIGAQIVEAIRLHQPGDARTAQTEARRILDRVRIPDAAAVMRRYPHELSGGMRQRVMIAMALSCKPALLIADEPTTALDVTIQAQILQLIRELQRDMDMGVIFITHDMGVVAEVADRVMVMRRGQAIETNSAVELFAHPRETYTRALMAAAPKLGAMRGTAQPARFELVEPEPTRGDPAPPPGARGGAVSPSLAPGDAASPSLVAGGAPPLAAAPGDAPSRHPILRVRDLVTRFDVRGGILARVKRRVHAVENVSFDLHAGETLSLVGESGCGKTTTGRSILQLTRVTSGTVEFDGRTVRADDPLSLRALRRGMQFVFQDPFASLNPRMRVGESIKEPMLIHGVASGAEADRRVAALMERVGLDPAMATRWPHQFSGGQRQRICIARALSVNPRVLIADESVSALDVSIQAQIVNLLIDLQRELGVAYLFISHDMAVVERVSHRVAVMYLGQIVEIGPRQAVFEDPRHPYTRKLMQAVPVPDPTRRREVRVDDAELPSPVRPLGYRPDVPPLEQVGPGHFVARHQVGGLY, encoded by the coding sequence ATGGCCACGCAAACGGATTCCAGCCCGCGGGCTATCGATGGCGCCACGCCGCATGCCGGCCGGCGCGCGACCGACAGCGTCAATCCGGCGTCCGGCCGCCGTGTCCTGGACGTCGCCAACCTGACGGTGAGCTTCGGCGCGGGGCCGGAGCCGACGATCGCGGTACGCGATATCGGCCTGCATGTGGACCGGGGCGAAACACTGGCGATCGTGGGCGAGTCCGGTTCGGGAAAATCCGTGACCTCGCTGGCCATCATGCGGCTGGTCGAGTTCGGCGGGGGCCGTATCGCGCAGGGCACGATGACCTTCCACCGGCGCGACGGCAAGCTCGTGGACCTGGCCAAGGCCGGCCATGAGCAGATGCGCGCCATGCGCGGCGCGGACCTGGGCATGGTGTTCCAGGAGCCCATGACTTCCTTGAACCCGGTCATGTCCATCGGCGCGCAAATCGTCGAAGCGATCCGCCTGCACCAGCCCGGCGACGCACGTACCGCGCAAACCGAGGCGCGCCGCATCCTGGATCGCGTCCGCATTCCGGATGCCGCCGCCGTCATGCGGCGTTATCCGCACGAGCTGTCCGGCGGCATGCGCCAGCGTGTCATGATCGCCATGGCCTTATCCTGCAAGCCGGCGCTGCTCATCGCCGACGAGCCGACCACCGCGCTGGACGTGACGATCCAGGCGCAGATCCTGCAATTGATACGCGAGCTGCAACGCGATATGGACATGGGCGTGATCTTCATCACGCACGACATGGGCGTGGTGGCCGAAGTGGCCGACCGGGTGATGGTGATGCGGCGCGGACAGGCCATCGAAACCAACAGCGCGGTGGAGCTGTTCGCGCATCCGCGCGAGACCTACACCCGTGCGTTGATGGCGGCGGCCCCCAAGCTGGGTGCCATGCGCGGCACCGCGCAACCGGCGCGCTTCGAATTGGTGGAGCCCGAGCCAACGCGCGGCGACCCGGCCCCACCGCCCGGCGCGCGCGGCGGCGCGGTCTCTCCATCCCTCGCGCCCGGCGATGCGGCCTCTCCATCCCTCGTGGCCGGCGGCGCGCCCCCCCTGGCCGCCGCGCCCGGCGACGCGCCCAGCCGGCATCCCATCCTGCGCGTGCGCGATCTTGTGACGCGTTTCGACGTGCGCGGCGGTATCCTGGCCCGCGTGAAGCGCCGCGTGCACGCGGTGGAAAACGTCAGCTTCGATCTGCACGCCGGAGAAACCCTGTCGCTGGTGGGCGAGTCCGGCTGCGGCAAGACCACCACCGGCCGCTCGATCCTGCAACTGACCCGGGTCACGTCCGGGACCGTCGAGTTCGACGGGCGAACGGTACGCGCCGACGATCCCTTGTCCCTGCGGGCCTTGCGCCGCGGCATGCAGTTTGTCTTCCAGGACCCCTTCGCGTCGCTGAATCCGCGCATGCGCGTGGGCGAATCCATCAAAGAGCCCATGCTTATCCACGGCGTGGCCAGCGGTGCCGAAGCCGACCGCCGCGTGGCCGCGCTGATGGAGCGCGTGGGACTGGATCCCGCCATGGCGACGCGCTGGCCGCACCAGTTTTCCGGCGGGCAGCGCCAGCGCATCTGCATCGCCCGCGCGCTATCGGTCAATCCGCGCGTGCTGATCGCCGACGAGTCGGTGTCCGCGCTGGACGTGTCCATCCAGGCGCAGATCGTCAATCTGCTGATCGACCTGCAGCGCGAGTTGGGCGTGGCCTATCTGTTCATCTCGCACGACATGGCCGTGGTCGAGCGCGTCAGCCATCGGGTCGCGGTGATGTACCTGGGGCAGATCGTGGAGATCGGCCCGCGCCAGGCCGTGTTCGAGGACCCGCGCCATCCCTATACGCGCAAACTGATGCAGGCCGTGCCGGTGCCCGATCCCACCCGCCGGCGCGAGGTCCGTGTCGACGACGCGGAGCTGCCCAGCCCGGTGCGTCCCCTGGGCTACCGGCCCGACGTGCCGCCGCTGGAGCAGGTCGGTCCCGGACACTTCGTCGCCCGGCACCAGGTGGGCGGCTTGTATTGA
- a CDS encoding ABC transporter substrate-binding protein, whose translation MDRRQFLITTSASAATLAMPAYLRAAPRVEFRWIPQTDLTLLDPTFTTATITQNHAQMVFDTLYGLDNDYQPHPQMASGHEMDADGLRWVITLRDQLVFHDGSPVRAQDAVASLHRWALRDLMGKSLMAATAELTALNDKQLQFKLKQPFPLLLHALGRQTGSMAAIMPERLAKGPDDKPVTEMIGSGPFRFMRDQWVSGSRVVYEKFTGYVPRKDSFPPQFSAGPKIVHMDEVRWNVVPDRATAIAALQAHEVDGVEAVDNDFIGVLKADPSIMLLKRSLPTVAILRFNHLQPPFNNVLMRRAVLASINQTDYMTAINGTEFKEYWSDRMGVFVEGTPMATEAGMDKLTGKRDLDKVRADIKAAGYKGESIVLLDPADFPAYHAAALVTADLFKRIGLNVDVQTMDWGTAVQRRNNQDAPSKGGWNVAFTGLTGPNNLDPAGHLALRGNGKAAWWGWPDSPKLEQLRQDWFNAPDLATQKKICEQIQLQVIEDVPYIPLGASYQVSAYGAEWKDFQPQLPLFYTAHKA comes from the coding sequence ATGGACCGCAGGCAATTCCTGATCACCACATCCGCCAGCGCGGCGACATTGGCCATGCCGGCCTATCTGCGGGCCGCTCCGCGCGTCGAGTTCCGCTGGATACCGCAAACCGACCTGACGCTGCTCGACCCGACCTTCACCACCGCGACGATCACGCAGAACCACGCGCAGATGGTGTTCGACACGCTGTACGGCCTGGATAACGACTACCAGCCGCATCCGCAGATGGCGTCGGGCCACGAGATGGATGCCGACGGCCTGCGATGGGTGATCACGCTGCGCGACCAGCTGGTCTTTCACGACGGATCGCCGGTGCGGGCGCAGGATGCCGTCGCCAGCCTGCATCGCTGGGCCCTGCGCGACCTGATGGGCAAGTCCCTGATGGCCGCGACCGCGGAACTGACCGCCTTGAACGACAAGCAGCTGCAGTTCAAGCTGAAGCAACCCTTTCCCCTGCTGCTGCACGCGCTGGGCCGGCAGACCGGCAGCATGGCGGCCATCATGCCGGAGCGCCTGGCCAAGGGGCCGGACGACAAGCCGGTCACCGAGATGATCGGCAGCGGCCCGTTCCGCTTCATGCGGGACCAATGGGTTTCCGGTTCGCGCGTCGTGTACGAGAAATTCACCGGCTATGTGCCCCGCAAGGACAGCTTCCCGCCGCAGTTCAGCGCCGGTCCGAAGATCGTCCACATGGACGAAGTGCGCTGGAACGTCGTGCCCGATCGCGCCACCGCCATTGCCGCCCTGCAGGCGCACGAGGTGGACGGCGTCGAGGCCGTGGACAACGACTTCATCGGCGTGCTGAAGGCCGACCCGTCCATCATGCTGCTCAAGCGCAGCCTGCCCACCGTGGCCATCCTGCGCTTCAATCATCTGCAGCCGCCGTTCAACAACGTGCTGATGCGCCGCGCCGTGCTGGCGTCGATCAATCAGACCGACTACATGACCGCCATCAACGGCACGGAATTCAAGGAGTACTGGAGCGACCGCATGGGCGTGTTCGTGGAAGGCACGCCCATGGCGACCGAGGCCGGGATGGACAAGCTGACCGGCAAGCGCGACCTGGACAAAGTCCGCGCGGATATCAAGGCCGCCGGCTACAAGGGCGAGTCCATCGTCTTGCTCGACCCCGCCGATTTCCCCGCGTACCACGCCGCGGCGCTCGTCACCGCGGATCTGTTCAAGCGCATCGGCCTGAACGTCGATGTGCAGACCATGGACTGGGGTACGGCGGTACAACGCCGCAACAACCAGGATGCGCCGTCCAAGGGCGGCTGGAACGTCGCCTTTACCGGCCTGACCGGTCCCAACAACCTGGACCCGGCGGGCCATCTGGCCCTGCGCGGCAACGGCAAGGCAGCCTGGTGGGGCTGGCCGGACAGCCCCAAGCTGGAGCAGCTGCGCCAGGATTGGTTCAACGCGCCGGACCTGGCGACGCAGAAGAAAATCTGCGAGCAGATCCAGTTGCAGGTAATCGAGGATGTGCCGTATATCCCGTTGGGCGCCAGCTACCAGGTCAGCGCCTATGGCGCGGAATGGAAGGACTTCCAGCCCCAGCTGCCGCTGTTCTACACCGCCCACAAGGCCTGA